CCGTTCTGGCTGGTGAGAAAGTCAGCAAAACCAAGACCAAAGGTTACGGCTGCAGCGTTAAATACTAGACGCTAAGAAGCAGTTTTTCTGCTCAAGTCATTTACTTGTTTTGCATGGCTCCGGTTCGCCCCCGGAGCCATGTTTTTTTGTGCCCGGAGTGTGATGATGGCGGGGAATAGGATTGCGGTCGGATGGGAGGCATGTGAATGTTAGAACATGCAATTGGCACAGAATAATTGGCGGACATGGCTCGGCGGAGCTCTGGTGGGATGTTTTATGATGACCGGACTCAGCGCCGCTGATGGACCGTATCTCGCCGGGGGTGTGAAGATTGGCGAAGTGGACCAGACCTCAGCGATCGTTTGGACACGGCTGACCGAGGACCAAGAGGCAGATTTCTCCAAACTCCCGATACTTACCGAGGGTCTGGGTCTCAGGCAGAAAAGCAAAGTCCGCATGCCCACCGATGTGCTTCCGGGGGCTGCCGGTGAGGTGCGGGTGCGTTATTGGATCCAGGGAGCGAAGGATAAAGCGACCGAGACCGAGTGGTCGGCCGTCAGTGCCGATCGCGATTTCACCCATCAGTTTCAGCTCAAGGGACTGCAGCCGAACAGCAGCTACGAATGTCTCGTGCAGGCGCGGCCGAGCGGTAGCGAGTCGCCAAGCGCGGAAATGTCCGGGTCCTTTCAAACCGCCCCCGGCAAGGATCAGACGGTGCCGGTGCAATTCATCGTCACCACCTGTCAGGCGGTGCGCAGCATTGATTCAGGGAAGGATGGCCACGTGGCCTACCGGCGGATGCTCGAGTTCCAGCCGGACTTCTTTGTGCACACGGGGGACATCCTTTACTACGACAAGGTGCCGTTGAGCCAGACTCCCGCCGAGGCGCGGGCCAAGTGGGGCTTGATCTTTGCCTACGGTCACAATCAGAAATTCCACCGTCACGTGAGTTCGTATTTCATGAAAGACGATCACGACACGCTCAAGAACGACAGCTGGCCGGGCCAGACATACGGCGAACTCACCTTCGACCAGGGACTCGAGATTTTCCGTGAGCAGGTGCCGATGGGTGAGAAGACATACCGCACCGTCCGCTGGGGGCGTGATGTGCAAATTTGGATGACCGAGCACCGCGACTTCCGCTCTGCAAACAACGCCAAAGACGGTCCGAAAAAAACCATCCTCGGCAAGGAGCAGAAAGCCTGGCTGATGAAAACGATGCAGGAGTCAGATGCCACCCACAAGTTCCTCATCGTGCCGGGGCCAATTGTTGGGCCCGATAAAAAGGGCAAGTCCGATAACCACGCGAACCGCGCGTTCGCGCACGAGGGGCAGGAGCTGCGTGACTTCCTGGCGAAACAGAAAAACACCTACGTCATCTGCGGCGATCGCCACTGGCAGTATTGTTCCGAGGACCCCGAGACCGGTGTGCTGGAAATGGGCTGCGGACCGATCAACGACCAGCACATGTTCGGTGGCGCTCCCGCCAAGGACAAAACCTACCACCGCTACTTCGGCAAAAAAGGAGGCTTCCTCTGGATCACCGTGGAAAACGGCAAGGCCAAGGCCGAGTGGATGTCCGCAGCGGCTGTGGATGCCAAAGGTAAGGCGCTGGTGCACCACACCGAGCAGCTGGGCGAGTAGCACGGCGAGCCGTTGTTGGATGGGGCAGTCAGCTGTGACACGCTCAGGAGAACTCTTGAGTTGTTACCCGGCCGGATCGTATTTATGAATGGATTAACATGAAACATTACTTTGCTGGGTTAGACATCGGAGGGACGACGATCAAATGCATGCTGGTGGATGCCCAAGGGGAACTGGCGGGTGATCTGATCGAAGTCAGAAGTTATGTGAAAGAAGGCTACCTGCGCACCTTCGACCAGCTGCGCGAGGCGATGTCCGCCCTCGCCAAGCAGGCGGAGATTACCTTCGATGAGATTGCTGCGGTCGGCCTGGATGTGCCGGCCCCCTGCTCGGATGGGGTCGTCTGGGGGAAAGCCAACCTCGGCGACGACTGGGTAGGCACCAAGATCCGCGATGAATTTTCCAAACTGATCGGCAAGCCGGTGTTCATGACCAACGACTGCAATGCCGCTGCCTTTGGCGAGTGGATGTATCGTCCCGAACACCACGGCGGCCTGCTCTACGTGGCGCCCGGCACCGGTCTCGGCGGTGGCCTGGTGATGCCTGGAGGATTGCTTTACGAGGGAAATACCGGCCTCGCTCTGGAAGTGGGAGATCTCTCGGTGCCTCGATTTGAAAAGGGAGAACTCCCGGTGGACGGTCGAGGTCGCCGCGGCTGCATGGAAGGTTGGGTCTCTCTGGTCGCTCTACGCCGCCAGCTGGCCAATGCCTTGGAGCAAGCTCAATACAGTGACCATCCGCTGGCCAAGTCGGACGCACCGATCGAGGAAAAAGCCTTTCAAGTGCGCGACTACGCCGAAGAGGGCGATCCCTTGGCCAAAGAAATTTTCGCCCTGCAGGCCAATGTGTTAGGTCAGGGGCTGGGAGACCTTGCCAGCATTCTGGACCCCGGCCTGATCACCATCGGTGGCGGCCTGGCGGAAACCGGTTTCCGCGATTGGTTCCTGGAGGAGGTGCGGAAGGGATTTGCCGAGCGCGCCATGCTGCCCTATCAGCGCAGCCCCTTGGCGCCACATGATCCCACCACGGTGATCGAGTGGGCGATTGGTGGCGATGCCGCGGCCGCTTACGGCAGTGCTCGCAAAGCCGTGGAGCTGGTGCCGTATCAGAGTGAGTGAGGTATCTCCGTTAGAGGAATTTTTTAAATCCCTCGGGCACCCAGACAGGCAGTGCTTTTACCTGCGCGACTGCTTCCGGGCTGAAGTGAATTCCCCAGATTTCCTGCATGAAGGGAGTGAGGTTCTTCCCTGTGGCCTTGGACATTTTGACGAGGAAGAGATCGCGCTTGGCTTGGTTTTCCTTGGGTAAGCTGCCGGGGCGCTGGTCCTGGTCGGCGCTGTAGCTGGTGAGGACTTTTTGGATGGCTGACCAGCCGAATTGATCACGCAGCTGGAGATACATGGCCAGCTTCTCTGCGGCGCCCATTTCCGGGTAGGACTTCTTGCTGGAAAGCGCTTGCTGCGCCCGGGCGGTGACTTTTTCCGGCGAGGCCGTCCAGCTCCAACCGCCGCGATCCATCATCTTCATCCGGTCCATCGCGTGGGCGGAGAAAAGGTTCACGGTGACTTCAATGGAGCTATCGAATGTGTAAGGGTTATTCC
This window of the Oceaniferula flava genome carries:
- a CDS encoding ROK family protein; the protein is MKHYFAGLDIGGTTIKCMLVDAQGELAGDLIEVRSYVKEGYLRTFDQLREAMSALAKQAEITFDEIAAVGLDVPAPCSDGVVWGKANLGDDWVGTKIRDEFSKLIGKPVFMTNDCNAAAFGEWMYRPEHHGGLLYVAPGTGLGGGLVMPGGLLYEGNTGLALEVGDLSVPRFEKGELPVDGRGRRGCMEGWVSLVALRRQLANALEQAQYSDHPLAKSDAPIEEKAFQVRDYAEEGDPLAKEIFALQANVLGQGLGDLASILDPGLITIGGGLAETGFRDWFLEEVRKGFAERAMLPYQRSPLAPHDPTTVIEWAIGGDAAAAYGSARKAVELVPYQSE
- a CDS encoding alkaline phosphatase D family protein encodes the protein MQLAQNNWRTWLGGALVGCFMMTGLSAADGPYLAGGVKIGEVDQTSAIVWTRLTEDQEADFSKLPILTEGLGLRQKSKVRMPTDVLPGAAGEVRVRYWIQGAKDKATETEWSAVSADRDFTHQFQLKGLQPNSSYECLVQARPSGSESPSAEMSGSFQTAPGKDQTVPVQFIVTTCQAVRSIDSGKDGHVAYRRMLEFQPDFFVHTGDILYYDKVPLSQTPAEARAKWGLIFAYGHNQKFHRHVSSYFMKDDHDTLKNDSWPGQTYGELTFDQGLEIFREQVPMGEKTYRTVRWGRDVQIWMTEHRDFRSANNAKDGPKKTILGKEQKAWLMKTMQESDATHKFLIVPGPIVGPDKKGKSDNHANRAFAHEGQELRDFLAKQKNTYVICGDRHWQYCSEDPETGVLEMGCGPINDQHMFGGAPAKDKTYHRYFGKKGGFLWITVENGKAKAEWMSAAAVDAKGKALVHHTEQLGE